One part of the Cyprinus carpio isolate SPL01 chromosome B12, ASM1834038v1, whole genome shotgun sequence genome encodes these proteins:
- the LOC109067075 gene encoding DNA-directed RNA polymerase II subunit RPB1 codes for MHGPPSSDSACPLRLIKRVQFGVLSPDELKRMSVTEGGIKYPETTEGGRPKLGGLMDPRQGVIERSGRCQTCAGNMTECPGHFGHIELAKPVFHVGFITKIMKVLRCVCFFCSKLLVDANNPKIKDILTKSKGQPRKRLTHVYDLCKGKNICEGGEEMDNKFGVEQQETEEDLTKEKGHGGCGRYQPRIRRSGLELYAEWKHVNEDSQEKKILLSPERVHEIFKRISDEEDMILGMDPKYSRPEWMIVTVLPVPPLAVRPAVVMQGSARNQDDLTHKLADIVKINNQLKRNEQSGAAAHVIAEDVKLLQFHVATMVDNELPGLPRAMQKSGRPLKSIKQRLKGKEGRVRGNLMGKRVDFSARTVITPDPNLQIDQVGVPRSIAANMTFPEIVTPFNIDRLQELVRRGNSQYPGAKYIIRDNGDRIDLRFHPKPSDLHLQIGYKVERHMCDGDIIVFNRQPTLHKMSMMGHRVRILPWSTFRLNLSVTTPYNADFDGDEMNLHLPQSLETRAEIQELAMVPRMIVTPQSNRPVMGIVQDTLTAVRKFTKRDVFLERGEVMNLLMFLSTWDGKVPQPAILKPRPLWTGKQIFSLIIPGHINAIRTHSTHPDEEDSGPYKHISPGDTKVIVENGELIMGILCKKSLGTSAGSLVHISYLEMGHDITRLFYSNIQTVVNNWLLIEGHSIGIGDSIADKATYQDIQNTIKKAKQDVIEVIEKAHNNELEPTPGNTLRQTFENQVNRILNDARDKTGSSAQKSLSEYNNFKSMVVAGSKGSKINISQVIAVVGQQNVEGKRIPFGFKHRTLPHFIKDDYGPESRGFVENSYLAGLTPTEFFFHAMGGREGLIDTAVKTAETGYIQRRLIKSMESVMVKYDATVRNSINQVVQLRYGEDGLAGEAVEFQNMATLKPSHKAFEKKFRFDCTNDRALRRTLQEDVVKDVLTNAHVQSALEREFEKMKEDREILRAIFPTGDSKVVLPCNLARMIWNAQKIFRINPRTPTDLNPARVVEGVHELSKKLVIVNGEDQLSRQAQENATLLFNIHLRSTLCSKRMTEEFRLSTEAFDWLLGEIETKFNQSIAHPGEMVGALAAQSLGEPATQMTLNTFHYAGVSAKNVTLGVPRLKELINISKRPKTPSLTVFLLGQAARDAERAKDILCRLEHTTLRKVTANTAIYYDPNPQNTVVTEDQEWVNVYYEMPDFDVTRISPWLLRIELDRKHMTDRKLTMEQIAEKINAGFGDDLNCIFNDDNAEKLVLRIRIMNSDENKFQEDEEVVDKMDDDVFLRCIESNMLTDMTLQGIEQISKVYMHLPQTDNKKKIIITEEGEFKALQEWILETDGVSLMRVLSEKDVDPVRTTSNDIVEIFTVLGIEAVRKALERELYHVISFDGSYVNYRHLALLCDTMTCRGHLMAITRHGINRQDTGPLMKCSFEETVDVLMEASSHGECDPMKGVSENIMLGQLAPAGTGCFDLLLDAEKCKYGMEIPTNIPGISVAGPTGMFFGSAPSPMSGMSPAMTPWNTGATPAYGAWSPSVGSGMTPGAAGFSPSAASDASGFSPGYSPAWSPTPGSPGSPGPASPYIPSPGALSPNYSPTSPAYEPRSPGGYTPQSPGYSPTSPSYSPTSPSYSPTSPNYSPTSPSYSPTSPSYSPTSPSYSPTSPSYSPTSPSYSPTSPSYSPTSPSYSPTSPSYSPTSPSYSPTSPSYSPTSPSYSPTSPSYSPTSPSYSPTSPSYSPTSPSYSPTSPSYSPTSPNYTPTSPSYSPTSPSYSPTSPSYSPTSPNYTPTSPNYSPTSPSYSPTSPSYSPSSPRYTPQSPTYTPSSPSYSPSSPSYSPTSPKYTPTSPSYSPSSPEYTPTSPKYSPTSPKYSPTSPKYSPTSPTYSPTTPKYSPTSPTYSPTSPTYTPTSPKYSPTSPTYSPTSPKYSPTSPTYSPTSPKGSTYSPTSPGYSPTSPTYSPAISPDDSDEENN; via the exons ATGCACGGACCGCCTTCCAGCGACAGCGCATGCCCATTGCGCCTCATCAAGAGAGTGCAATTCGGCGTCCTCAGCCCTGATGAACTT aAACGGATGTCCGTTACTGAAGGGGGCATCAAGTACCCTGAGACCACAGAAGGAGGGCGCCCTAAACTGGGGGGACTTATGGACCCTCGGCAAGGGGTAATTGAAAGGTCAGGCAGATGCCAGACGTGTGCAG GTAACATGACTGAGTGCCCCGGTCATTTTGGTCACATTGAGCTGGCAAAGCCAGTCTTTCATGTTGGATTCATCACAAAGATCATGAAGGTCCTCCGATGTGTCTGCTTCTTCTGTTCAAAACTGCTTGTGGACGCG AACAATCCAAAAATCAAAGACATCTTGACCAAGTCGAAGGGGCAGCCACGTAAGCGTCTGACCCACGTCTATGACCTCTGTAAAGGCAAAAACATTTGTGAGGGTGGAGAGGAGATGGACAACAAGTTTGGAGTGGAGCAGCAGGAGACCGAAGAAGACCTCACCAAAGAGAAG GGTCATGGAGGCTGTGGCAGGTACCAGCCACGTATCCGTCGCTCTGGCCTGGAGCTGTATGCTGAGTGGAAGCACGTGAACGAAGACTCGCAGGAAAAGAAGATTCTTCTCAGCCCTGAACGTGTGCATGAGATCTTCAAACGTATTTCGGATGAAGAGGACATGATCTTGGGCATGGACCCCAAATATTCCCGTCCTGAGTGGATGATTGTCACTGTGTTGCCCGTGCCTCCTCTTGCTGTGAGACCAGCTGTGGTCATGCAGGGCTCTGCTAGAAACCAG GATGATTTAACACACAAGTTGGCTGACATTGTGAAGATCAATAACCAGCTGAAGCGAAATGAGCAGAGTGGAGCTGCAGCGCATGTTATAGCAGAGGATGTCAAGCTGCTTCAGTTCCACGTGGCCACCATGGTAGACAATGAACTGCCAGGTCTCCCTAGG GCAATGCAAAAGTCTGGTCGTCCACTAAAATCTATCAAGCAGAGGCTAAAGGGTAAGGAAGGACGTGTCAGAGGTAATCTGATGGGGAAGCGTGTAGATTTCTCCGCCCGAACTGTCATCACGCCAGACCCCAACCTGCAAATCGACCAGGTGGGCGTCCCCCGTTCCATCGCCGCAAACATGACCTTCCCTGAGATTGTCACACCCTTTAACATTGACAG ACTCCAAGAGCTTGTAAGGAGAGGTAACAGTCAGTATCCTGGAGCCAAATATATCATCCGAGACAACGGGGACAGAATTGACCTGCGATTCCACCCTAAACCAAGTGACCTTCACCTTCAGATTGGATAcaaa gTTGAACGACACATGTGTGATGGAGACATTATTGTGTTCAACAGACAGCCTACGCTGCACAAAATGTCTATGATGGGCCACAGAGTGCGAATCTTGCCTTGGTCAACGTTTCGACTCAACCTCAG TGTGACAACCCCATACAATGCTGACTTTGATGGCGATGAGATGAACCTGCACTTGCCACAGTCCTTGGAGACCCGTGCTGAGATCCAAGAGCTGGCTATGGTGCCTCGTATGATTGTCACACCACAGTCTAACAGACCCGTCATGGGTATTGTGCAGGACACACTGACAGCTGTGCGCAAGTTCACCAAGAGAGATGTCTTCTTGGAGAGG GGTGAGGTGATGAACCTCCTCATGTTTCTCTCCACATGGGACGGCAAAGTGCCCCAACCTGCTATCTTGAAGCCTCGACCTCTCTGGACTGGCAAACAGATCTTCAGCTTGATCATCCCTGGGCACATTAATGCCATCCGCACACACAGCACTCACCCCGATGAAGAGGACAGCGGCCCTTACAAACACATCTCCCCTGGAGACACTAAG GTGATTGTGGAGAACGGTGAGCTGATCATGGGGATCCTGTGTAAGAAGTCATTGGGAACCTCCGCTGGCTCTCTTGTCCATATCTCATACCTTGAGATGGGCCATGACATCACACGACTCTTCTATTCTAACATCCAGACTGTTGTCAACAACTGGCTGCTTattgagg GTCACTCTATTGGTATTGGAGACTCCATTGCCGATAAGGCGACATATCAGGACATTCAGAACACGATTAAGAAAGCCAAACAGGATGTGATAGAG GTCATTGAGAAAGCCCACAACAATGAGTTGGAGCCCACCCCAGGTAACACTCTGAGACAGACCTTTGAGAACCAGGTCAACCGCATTCTGAACGATGCTCGAGACAAGACTGGATCCTCTGCCCAGAAGTCATTGTCTGAGTACAACAATTTCAAATCCATGGTGGTGGCTGGTTCAAAAGGCTCTAAAATTAACATTTCTCAG GTTATTGCTGTAGTGGGGCAGCAGAACGTTGAGGGTAAGCGAATCCCCTTCGGTTTCAAGCACCGCACTCTCCCTCACTTCATTAAAGATGATTATGGTCCAGAGAGTAGAGGCTTCGTAGAAAACTCCTATCTGGCCGGTCTCACACCAACTGAGTTTTTCTTTCACGCCATGGGAGGCAGAGAGGGTCTGATCGACACAGCTGTCAAAACTGCTGAGACAG GTTATATTCAGCGTCGTCTGATCAAGTCTATGGAGTCTGTTATGGTAAAGTATGATGCTACAGTCAGAAACTCCATTAACCAAGTTGTCCAGCTGAGGTATGGAGAGGATGGTCTGGCAGGAGAGGCTGTGGAGTTCCAGAACATGGCTACCCTTAAGCCATCCCACAAAGCCTTTGAGAAGAA GTTTAGGTTTGACTGCACCAATGACCGAGCTCTCCGCCGCACTCTACAGGAAGATGTGGTGAAAGATGTGTTGACCAATGCCCATGTCCAGAGTGCTCTAGAGAGAGAGTTTGAGAAGATGAAGGAAGACCGAGAGATCTTGAGAGCCATTTTCCCCACAGGCGACAGCAAG GTGGTACTACCGTGCAATTTGGCCAGAATGATCTGGAATGCTCAGAAGATTTTCCGCATCAATCCTCGAACACCAACTGACCTCAACCCAGCACGAGTAGTGGAAG GAGTTCATGAGTTGAGTAAGAAGCTGGTGATCGTAAATGGTGAAGACCAGTTAAGCAGGCAAGCCCAGGAGAATGCCACTCTGCTATTCAACATCCACCTGCGCTCCACCCTGTGCTCCAAGCGAATGACCGAGGAGTTCCGTCTTAGCACAGAGGCTTTTGATTGGCTGCTGGGAGAGATTGAGACCAAATTTAACCAGTCCATT GCTCATCCTGGTGAGATGGTAGGTGCTCTGGCTGCCCAGTCTCTGGGAGAGCCTGCTACTCAGATGACCCTGAATACATTCCACTACGCCGGTGTGTCCGCCAAAAACGTCACTCTTGGTGTGCCTCGACTCAAAGAGCTTATCAACATCTCCAAGCGACCAAAGACCCCCTCCTTGACCGTATTTCTTCTGGGCCAAGCGGCCCGTGACGCAGAGAGGGCCAAAGATATCCTGTGTCGGTTGGAGCACACAACACTGCGCAAGGTCACTGCCAACACAGCCATTTATTATGACCCCAACCCTCAGAACACTGTGGTGACTGAGGATCAGGAGTGGGTCAACGTGTACTATGAGATGCCTGACTTCGATGTGACCCGCATTTCACCCTGGCTGCTGCGTATCGAGCTTGACCGCAAACACATGACTGACCGTAAGCTGACAATGGAGCAAATCGCAGAAAAGATCAATGCAG GATTTGGTGATGACCTTAACTGCATCTTCAATGATGACAATGCTGAGAAACTGGTTTTGCGAATCCGCATCATGAATAGTGACGAGAATAAGTTTCAAGAG GATGAGGAGGTAGTGGATAAGATGGATGACGATGTCTTCCTTCGCTGCATTGAATCGAACATGCTGACAGACATGACACTGCAAGGCATTGAGCAGATCAgcaag GTATACATGCATCTACCACAGACtgacaacaagaaaaaaatcatcatcacagAAGAGGGAGAGTTTAAAGCTTTGCAAGAGTGGATCCTGGAAACTGATGGAGTCAGCCTCATGAGGGTCCTCAGTGAGAAGGATGTGGACCCTGTCAGAACCACCTCCAATGACATTGTGGAGATTTTCACT GTTCTTGGTATTGAGGCTGTGCGTAAGGCTCTGGAAAGAGAGTTGTACCATGTCATCTCTTTCGACGGTTCTTACGTTAACTACCGCCATCTTGCTTTGCTGTGTGACACGATGACCTGCAGAGGTCACTTGATGGCCATCACTCGTCACGGTATCAACAGGCAGGACACTGGACCGCTAATGAAGTGCTCTTTTGAAGAGACG GTGGATGTGTTGATGGAAGCCTCATCTCATGGTGAATGTGACCCAATGAAAGGAGTGTCTGAGAATATCATGCTGGGGCAGCTGGCTCCTGCAGGCACTGGTTGCTTTGACCTGCTGTTGGATGCTGAGAAGTGCAAGTATGGTATGGAGATTCCCACCAACATCCCTGGTATCAGTGTTGCAGGAC CCACGGGTATGTTCTTTGGCTCTGCCCCCAGCCCCATGAGTGGCATGTCTCCTGCCATGACTCCCTGGAACACAGGAGCCACTCCTGCATATGGTGCTTGGTCTCCCAGTGTTG GAAGCGGAATGACACCAGGTGCTGCAGGCTTCTCTCCCAGCGCTGCGTCTGATGCCAGCGGCTTCTCACCTGGTTATTCTCCTGCCTGGTCTCCTACTCCTGGTTCTCCTGGATCCCCTGGACCAGCTAGCCCTTATATCCCCTCACCAG GAGCCTTGTCTCCAAATTACTCTCCAACTTCTCCTGCCTACGAGCCTCGCTCTCCTGGTGGATACACCCCACAGAGCCCTGGATACTCTCCGACCTCTCCGTCATACTCTCCGACTTCACCATCTTATTCTCCCACCAGTCCAAACTACAGCCCCACATCTCCGTCCTACTCGCCCACATCACCCTCCTACTCTCCAACTTCGCCGTCTTATTCTCCAACATCTCCAAGCTACTCTCCGACTTCACCTTCTTACTCTCCGACTTCACCGTCTTACTCCCCGACTTCACCATCCTACTCGCCAACATCCCCCAGCTATAGCCCAACGTCCCCCAGCTACAGCCCAACTTCACCAAGTTACAGCCCCACGTCTCCGTCGTATTCCCCAACTTCTCCATCTTATTCCCCGACCTCCCCGTCTTACTCTCCCACTTCTCCAAGCTACTCTCCAACCTCCCCGTCCTATTCCCCAACATCTCCGAGCTACAGTCCCACTTCGCCCAACTACACGCCCACCTCACCAAGTTACTCTCCGACCTCTCCATCTTACAGCCCCACCTCACCTTCCTACTCCCCCACCTCTCCCAATTATACCCCGACCAGTCCCAATTACTCTCCCACATCTCCTTCTTACTCCCCAACTTCGCCGTCCTACTCTCCATCCAGTCCTCGTTACACCCCGCAGTCTCCCACCTACACCCCAAGCTCGCCTTCTTACAGCCCAAGTTCTCCATCCTACTCCCCCACCTCCCCAAAATACACCCCCACCTCCCCCTCCTACAGTCCCAGCTCTCCCGAATATACCCCAACGTCCCCCAAATATTCCCCCACTTCCCCGAAGTACTCTCCCACTTCGCCCAAATACAGTCCCACTTCTCCGACCTACTCCCCAACTACTCCCAAGTACAGCCCCACTTCCCCTACTTATTCTCCAACCTCTCCTACCTACACCCCAACCAGCCCCAAATATTCCCCCACCTCTCCGACTTACTCTCCAACGTCTCCAAAATACTCACCCACATCCCCTACCTACTCTCCAACTAGTCCGAAGGGCTCCACCTACAGCCCCACTTCTCCCGGCTACAGCCCCACCTCTCCAACCTACAGCCCAGCCATCAGCCCTGATGACAGTGATGAAGAAAATAATTAA